A single window of Eucalyptus grandis isolate ANBG69807.140 chromosome 1, ASM1654582v1, whole genome shotgun sequence DNA harbors:
- the LOC104436018 gene encoding LOW QUALITY PROTEIN: putative leucine-rich repeat receptor-like serine/threonine-protein kinase At2g24130 (The sequence of the model RefSeq protein was modified relative to this genomic sequence to represent the inferred CDS: inserted 2 bases in 2 codons): MGRFKLFTLYVSVLFLLTAFRAVVSGDRAGDSQIVSDRASLVSFMSGIVSDPRNALQSWNSSDVHVCNWTGVTCNSARSAIVTLDLSGRSLGGTISPAIAGLSKLIILDLSRNFFGGRIPPEMGSLVELQQLSLTWNFLEGTIPSELGSLRKLVYLNLGINKLSGDIPEEIFCNGSSVLEYVDLSDNTLTGKIPLRDECELGALKYLLLWSNRLVGPVPPALANSTRLMWLDLESNMLSGELPSGIVHKLPRLQYLYLSYNNFVSHDGNTNLGPFFSALANSSNLQELELGANKLGGELPANIGNLPRTLRQFHLAENLIHGSIPPQISNLINLTLLNLSSNFLNGTIPTELCRMQGLERVYLSNNSLSGEIPSALGDLPHLGLLDLSRNKLSGLIPDSFANISQLRRLFLYKNQLSGMIPPSLAKCVNLEILDLSHNRLSGTIPDEVAGMRSLKIYLNLSSNYLHGALPLELSKMDMVLAIDLSSNNLSGTIPSQLGSCIALEFLNLSGNMLEGPLPXSIGQLPYLRALDVSSNHLIGAIPQSLQASPTLKQLNFSFNGFSGNVSDDGAFAALTEDSFLGNSGLCGSIKGMKACKKRRHYHLIIVPILLSLVVTPIFCVFGYPLTLRSKIRQKLASFSKSDMVVEEKQESKEHRYPKISYRQLMEATGGFNPSSLIGSGQFGHVYKGVLQDNTRIAVKVLDSKTAGEIXRSFKRECQILKRTRHRNLIRIITICSRPDFKALVLPLMSNGSLERHLYPSHKLDQGLDLVQLVSICSDVAEAVAYLHHYSPVRVVHCDLKPSNILLDDDMTALVTDFGISRLVKGDDQDVPPYDLASFCSTDGLLCGSVGYIAPEYGMGKRASTQGDVYSFGVLLLEIVTGVRPTDVLFDECSSLHEWVKSHYPHNLDPIVQPALSRCSTSSMSEYLRKACCEVIVELIELGLMCTQYAPSTRPSMMDMAHEMSTLKQYLSDSSSQEMEATSSKR; the protein is encoded by the exons ATGGGTCGTTTCAAATTGTTCACTTTGTATGTTAGTGTCCTTTTCTTGCTCACTGCCTTTCGCGCTGTTGTTTCTGGAGACCGCGCTGGCGACAGTCAAATCGTGAGCGATAGAGCATCGCTTGTGTCGTTCATGTCAGGCATCGTTTCGGACCCACGAAACGCCTTGCAAAGCTGGAATTCTAGCGACGTCCATGTCTGCAACTGGACAGGAGTTACGTGCAACAGTGCAAGAAGTGCAATAGTAACGCTTGACCTGTCTGGAAGGTCACTAGGAGGCACTATCTCTCCTGCAATTGCTGGTCTCTCTAAGCTAATTATTCTTGATCTGTCCAGGAACTTCTTTGGAGGTCGCATACCGCCCGAGATGGGCTCTCTTGTTGAGCTCCAACAGTTGAGCCTCACATGGAATTTCCTTGAAGGGACAATCCCTTCAGAGCTTGGTTCTCTTCGCAAATTAGTGtacctcaatttgggaattaACAAGCTTTCAGGTGACATTCCGGAAGAAATTTTCTGTAATGGGTCGTCTGTTTTGGAATACGTGGACCTGTCTGACAATACTCTAACCGGGAAAATACCCTTGAGAGATGAGTGTGAGCTTGGGGCGTTGAAGTATCTTTTGCTGTGGTCCAATAGGCTTGTGGGTCCGGTCCCTCCAGCATTGGCCAACTCTACGAGGCTAATGTGGCTTGACTTAGAGTCGAACATGCTGAGTGGGGAGTTGCCCTCTGGCATTGTCCACAAATTGCCACGCTTGCAGTATCTTTATCTCTCCTACAATAATTTCGTGAGTCACGACGGTAACACCAACCTCGGACCTTTTTTTTCAGCTTTAGCCAATTCATCTAACTTGCAAGAGCTTGAATTGGGAGCCAATAAACTCGGTGGAGAGCTACCTGCTAACATCGGCAATCTTCCTCGTACTCTGCGGCAGTTTCATCTGGCCGAGAATCTCATCCATGGTTCAATCCCTCCACAAATTTCGAACCTTATTAATCTCACTCTATTGAACTTGTCTAGCAATTTCTTGAATGGGACCATTCCAACCGAGCTATGCCGAATGCAAGGGCTGGAAAGAGTGTATTTGTCGAACAATTCGTTATCTGGTGAGATTCCCTCAGCTCTGGGTGATCTTCCTCACCTTGGTCTCTTGGACCTGTCGAGAAACAAGCTATCAGGTTTGATTCCAGATAGTTTTGCCAACATTTCTCAATTAAGAAGGCTCTTCCTATACAAGAACCAGCTCTCCGGAATGATTCCTCCAAGTCTAGCAAAATGCGTGAATTTGGAGATACTAGACCTTTCTCACAACAGACTTTCCGGGACAATTCCTGATGAAGTGGCGGGTATGAGGAGCTTGAAGATATACTTGAATCTGTCTAGTAATTATTTACACGGTGCTCTACCACTGGAGCTGAGTAAAATGGACATGGTCCTGGCAATTGATTTATCGTCAAACAATCTCTCTGGGACCATACCATCGCAACTCGGAAGCTGCATTGCACTCGAGTTCCTCAATCTTTCTGGCAACATGTTGGAAGGTCCCCTTC TTTCAATAGGGCAGTTGCCTTATCTTCGAGCACTCGACGTATCTTCCAACCATTTGATTGGAGCGATTCCGCAATCTCTCCAGGCATCTCCAACTCTAAAGCAGCTCAACTTCTCTTTCAACGGTTTCTCTGGAAATGTATCGGATGACGGTGCATTTGCTGCCCTGACGGAGGATTCTTTCCTGGGAAACAGTGGCCTCTGTGGATCAATCAAGGGCATGAAAGCTTGTAAGAAGAGGCGACACTATCACTTGATTATTGTGCCAATTCTCCTTTCATTGGTTGTCACTCCCATATTCTGCGTATTTGGATACCCTCTCACACTCAGGTCCAAAATCAGACAGAAGCTCGCAAGTTTTAGTAAGAGTGACATGGTAGttgaagaaaagcaagaaagcaAAGAGCACAGGTACCCAAAAATTTCGTATCGGCAACTCATGGAGGCCACTGGTGGATTCAACCCTTCCAGCCTGATTGGTTCGGGCCAGTTCGGGCATGTTTATAAAGGGGTTCTCCAAGATAACACAAGAATCGCCGTGAAGGTTTTGGATTCGAAGACTGCTGGAGAAA CCAGGAGCTTCAAAAGAGAGTGCCAAATACTAAAGAGGACCAGGCACAGGAATCTGATTAGGATCATAACCATATGCAGTAGGCCGGATTTTAAGGCTCTGGTTCTTCCGTTGATGTCAAATGGGAGCCTGGAGAGGCATCTGTACCCAAGCCACAAGCTGGACCAAGGGCTGGATTTGGTTCAGTTGGTCAGCATTTGTAGCGATGTGGCCGAGGCTgttgcatatctacaccattacTCTCCTGTTAGAGTTGTTCACTGTGATCTAAAACCGAGCAACATACTTCTGGATGACGATATGACAGCTTTGGTCACTGATTTTGGGATATCAAGATTGGTAAAAGGAGATGACCAAGACGTTCCGCCATATGATTTGGCATCATTCTGCTCGACAGATGGATTATTATGCGGTTCAGTCGGCTATATTGCTCCTG AGTACGGGATGGGGAAAAGGGCTTCAACTCAAGGAGATGTCTACAGTTTTGGGGTTCTTCTGCTAGAGATCGTGACGGGAGTACGCCCGACAGATGTCCTATTTGATGAATGTTCAAGCTTGCATGAATGGGTCAAAAGTCACTATCCCCACAATCTCGATCCCATTGTGCAACCAGCGCTATCCCGGTGCAGCACGTCGTCAATGTCCGAGTACTTGAGGAAGGCATGTTGCGAGGTGATAGTGGAGCTAATTGAGCTCGGTCTCATGTGCACACAGTATGCTCCTTCAACAAGGCCTAGCATGATGGATATGGCTCATGAAATGAGCACACTGAAGCAGTATCTCTCTGATTCTTCCTCACAAGAGATGGAAGCAACTTCTTCTAAACGCTGA
- the LOC104436019 gene encoding LOW QUALITY PROTEIN: pentatricopeptide repeat-containing protein At4g30825, chloroplastic (The sequence of the model RefSeq protein was modified relative to this genomic sequence to represent the inferred CDS: inserted 1 base in 1 codon), whose amino-acid sequence MASLKLSVSVDARDSRRVGFSVNPVPSSDRAAASVLAIAGSVHVSGASAISPFSRFRHCKVSRVDAEPSHCPAPKLEIDGVEPPEGNSVGETLFMQNPLAGCEKNPNFDGPKIGNRRDRKWKSSFRRSGGGKKDVGFVQDYSRLDVNDIASDLSVEECNGILRELEKCSDSKTLEFFEWMRSNGKLERNIGAYNLVLRVFGRREDWDAAEKLISQLSVDPECGLNYQVFNTLIFACYKAGRVEMGGKWFRMMLGYGVQPNIATFGMLMSLYQKGWKVEEAEFAFSQMRDCGIKCQSAYAAMITIYTRLRLYEKAEEIIDLLRDDDVILKVENWLAILNAYCQQGKLEEAEKTLVSMQEAGLPPNIVAYNTLITGYGKVSNMDAAQRIFQRLQDIGIAPDETTYRSMIEGWGRANNYQEGAWYCKELKRLGLKPNSSNLYTLINLQAKYGDEDGATKTLNDMAEMGCQYSSILGILLQAYERAGRIDKVPLLVKDSFYQHVLVNQTSCSTLVMAYVKNGLVDSAIKVMQDKRWTDAAFEEYLYHLLICSCKELGHFENAIKIYTSMPKTECRENMHILCTMIDTYSCSGQFTEAEELYMKLKSSGVRLDAIAFSIVVRMYVKAGSLKEAXAVLEMMEKQKNLMPDVFLFRDMFRIYQRCGMQEKLEKLYYKFLRSGISWDQEMYNCVINCCSRALPVDELSRVFEEMLQCGFSPNTITFNVMLDVYGKAKLFKKMRKLFLMARKQGLADTITYNTIIALYGQNRDFTNMSSAIQEMQFDGFSVSLEVYNCMLDAYGKEGQMESFRKVLQRLKDSARSPDCYTYNIMMNIYGERGWIDEVADILKELKDCRLGPDLCSYNTLIKAYGIAGMVEEAVALIKEMREKAIEPDKVTYINLINALRKNDKFLEAVRWSLWMKQMGLG is encoded by the exons ATGGCCTCGCTGAAGCTGTCCGTCTCCGTCGACGCTCGGGATTCGAGGAGGGTCGGTTTCTCCGTGAACCCAGTTCCATCATCCGACCGTGCCGCCGCCTCCGTTTTAGCCATCGCTGGTTCTGTACATGTAAGTGGAGCCTCAGCAATCAGTCCTTTCAGTAGGTTCAGGCACTGTAAGGTCTCTCGTGTTGATGCTGAACCGTCGCATTGTCCTGCTCCCAAGTTGGAAATTGATGGCGTCGAGCCTCcggaaggaaattctgtcggcGAGACATTGTTTATGCAAAACCCACTTGCTGGATGTGAGAAAAATCCGAACTTTGACGGTCCAAAGATAGGAAACAGGCGAGATAGGAAGTGGAAATCCAGTTTCCGGAGGTCTGGCGGTGGGAAAAAAGATGTGGGTTTTGTGCAGGATTATAGTAGATTAGATGTGAATGACATTGCGTCTGATTTAAGCGTGGAAGAGTGTAATGGGATCTTGAGAGAGCTCGAGAAATGCAGTGATAGCAAGACTCTAGAGTTTTTCGAGTGGATGAGAAGTAATGGGAAATTGGAACGAAATATCGGCGCTTATAATTTGGTCCTCAGGGTGTTTGGTAGGAGAGAAGATTGGGATGCGGCAGAGAAATTGATTAGCCAGCTGAGTGTAGATCCTGAGTGTGGCTTAAATTATCAGGTCTTTAACACTTTAATTTTTGCGTGTTACAAAGCGGGGAGAGTTGAAATGGGGGGGAAGTGGTTCAGGATGATGTTGGGATATGGAGTTCAGCCTAACATTGCAACATTTGGAATGCTCATGAGTCTTTACCAGAAGGGTTGGAAGGTTGAGGAGGCGGAATTTGCATTTAGCCAGATGAGAGATTGTGGAATCAAATGTCAATCAGCATATGCTGCAATGATCACGATCTATACACGTTTGAGGTTGTATGAGAAAGCTGAGGAAATAATTGACTTATTGAGAGATGACGATGTGATTCTGAAGGTGGAAAATTGGTTGGCAATACTTAATGCATATTGCCAGCAAGGTAAGCTAGAGGAAGCTGAGAAGACATTGGTTTCCATGCAAGAAGCCGGATTGCCACCGAATATCGTTGCCTACAACACTTTGATAACTGGATATGGAAAAGTGTCCAATATGGATGCTGCACAAAGAATTTTTCAGAGGCTACAGGATATTGGAATAGCGCCTGATGAGACAACTTATAGGTCCATGATTGAAGGATGGGGGCGAGCAAACAATTATCAAGAGGGAGCCTGGTACTGCAAAGAACTCAAGAGGTTAGGGCTGAAGCCTAATTCATCCAATTTGTACACACTGATAAATTTGCAGGCAAAATATGGGGATGAAGATGGTGCCACCAAAACTCTAAATGATATGGCAGAGATGGGTTGCCAATATTCGTCAATCTTGGGTATTCTTTTGCAAGCATATGAAAGGGCTGGAAGAATTGATAAAGTGCCTCTCCTTGTAAAAGATTCCTTTTATCAACATGTTTTGGTCAACCAGACCTCATGCTCCACTTTGGTCATGGCTTATGTGAAAAATGGATTGGTGGACAGTGCCATAAAGGTGATGCAGGATAAACGGTGGACAGATGCAGCTTTTGAAGAATATCTGTACCATCTCTTGATCTGCTCGTGTAAAGAGTTGGgccattttgaaaatgcaatcaaaatATACACGAGTATGCCTAAAACTGAATGCAGAGAGAACATGCATATCTTATGCACGATGATTGATACGTACAGTTGCTCAGGCCAATTTACAGAAGCTGAGGAACTGTATATGAAGCTAAAATCTTCTGGAGTTCGGTTAGATGCGATTGCTTTCAGCATTGTTGTGAGAATGTATGTTAAAGCTGGATCCCTAAAAGAGG TTGCTGTTCTTGAGATGATGGAGAAACAGAAAAATCTCATGCCTGATGTTTTTCTGTTTCGAGACATGTTCCGCATTTACCAGCGCTGTGGTATGcaggaaaaattagaaaagctCTACTATAAATTTTTGAGGAGCGGCATCAGTTGGGATCAGGAAATGTATAATTGTGTTATAAACTGTTGTTCTCGTGCTCTGCCTGTTGATGAGCTCTCCCGGGTTTTTGAGGAGATGCTTCAGTGTGGATTTTCTCCTAATACAATTACCTTCAATGTCATGCTTGATGTTTATGGAAAAGCTAAGCTTTTCAAAAAGATGAGGAAGTTGTTTTTGATGGCTAGAAAGCAAGGGCTGGCTGATACTATTACGTACAACACCATCATAGCATTGTATGGGCAAAACAGGGACTTCACAAACATGTCATCAGCTATTCAAGAAATGCAGTTTGATGGCTTTTCAGTTTCTCTCGAAGTGTACAATTGCATGCTGGATGCTTATGGGAAAGAAGGCCAAATGGAGAGTTTTAGAAAAGTCTTGCAGAGACTGAAGGATTCAGCTCGTTCTCCTGATTGCTACACATACAATATCATGATGAACATTTACGGAGAGCGCGGATGGATTGATGAAGTTGCTGACATATTGAAAGAACTTAAAGATTGTCGTCTAGGACCTGACTTGTGCAGCTATAACACACTGATAAAGGCATATGGAATTGCAGGAATGGTTGAGGAAGCTGTGGCCTTGATAAAGGAAATGAGGGAGAAAGCGATAGAGCCTGACAAGGTCACCTACATAAATTTGATCAATGCACTACGGAAGAATGACAAGTTTTTGGAGGCTGTTAGATGGTCCCTGTGGATGAAGCAGATGGGTTTAGGATGA